The DNA sequence ATTACCCTTCTACAAACTCCATCAAGTACCCAAATTGAGGTCCTAGGCGCCCGTGGCGAGCAATGGTAGCTCGCTCGATCATAGCACTGTTTGGTGCTAAAATATGTGGAATCACCTGATCAATGTACATCTTCCCAAAAGCTGTCGAAGCATCGCGAGGCAATTCACTGGGCAGGTTGTCGATGGTCATCATATCAATCACTCCTTCCTGGTAGGGTGCTGTTTCTTCGCCCTTTTGCGGGTCGTAGCCAAATACCGGATCAGCAATGGTAGAAGCTCTCAGGGTAGCTGGAATGGAAGCCACTGGAGCGATATCACAGGTCACATCAGCGATCACCTGAATTTTGAAGTCGGGACTAGCCATTTCTTCTTTGGTAAAAAAAGCGGGAGCCCGATTATCCCAATAGATGCCATTGATCATCATATCCGCCTGCTGTGCGTAAGGCTGAAAGGCAGAAACATATTGCTCAGGGTGCTGGTAAAAATGAAGCTTATCAAAAGGGGCTCCATCTTTATGTTTTAGATAGTCACGCCCTACCAGCTGGGTGTAAATAGGCTCATCATAAGTCTCTCGCAGGAAATCGCGTGGTGAAACCTGGTGGATGCCCATGTCTTCCAATACCTGCGCAGCACCCGTAGATACGCGCCCCGTGCCAGTAAGGACGATCTTCATGGGTGGCAGTTCCAGCTCGGCATAGATCTTCTTCGCCGCGGCGTAATCGTAAAGATCTTTCATGCGTGGCAACTTAAAGCTTCCAGTACGTTGGGCATAGGTCCAGAAGCCATTATGGGCACCTACTACGCCCGCAAAATAGCCAAAGGCAATGATTCTCCTGCCCATGTTATCGGTCATCACCTCATAGTCAATCAGATGAATATGGCGATCTAGAATAGCTTTCAATAAAGGGCGATTATAAACCTGCTGCTTGTGCGTGTGTGAAAAGAAGCTATAGGTCTTTCCTGGTATCAACTGGTGCTTAGGCACTTCTTTCACGCCCAGCAAAAGGTCGCAATCGCCCAAATATTCTTCAAGAGGCACGCCGGCTGCAGCGTATTCTTCATCTTTAAATATCCGTATTGGCGAAGGTTGTACTACTACATTTAATCCGTACTCCGAGCGCAAGTAAGCGCACTGTTTGGGATCCAGAGGAACTCTGGTATCAGGGGGCACTTTGCCTTCCCGAATAATTCCTATTTTCATGGTAAAGTTTGGTTAGGTTTTGCTATTTGCCGCTAAGATAGTATTCCTTAACTTCATCCCCTATGAAGAAGATCGGTCTGTTTTTAGGTATTATCATTTTTGTGGGTATGTTGCTCAGTGGCACCGCTTTTGGTTTGCCCGTACCCGCTTGGCGCGTACTTGCTATTGCAGCCCTCATGCTCATCTGGTGGATCAGTGAAGCGGTACCCATTCCAGTCACAGCGCTCCTCCCCATGGTTTTACTACCAGCTTTACAGATTTACACAATGGACGAAGCAGCAGCGCCCTACGCTAGTCCGATTGTCTTCCTTTTTATGGGGGGATTCATGTTGGCCCTCGCCATGGAGAAATGGGAACTCCATCGCCGTATTGCCCTCAATATCGTTCGTATTACGGGTACCAATGCCAACGGTATTATTCTCGGATTCATGCTCGCTACGGCCTTCTTAAGCATGTGGATCAGCAATACCGCCACTACGGTCATGATGCTCCCAATTGGTGTCTCCGTTATCGACCTGCTGAGGGATGGTAGAGACAATGATCTCGCTTCCTCAGCGGGCAACCGAGCATTTGCGGTCAGTCTGATGATTGGCATCGCCTACGCCGCTAATATTGGAGGTACAGCAACCATTGTTGGTACACCTCCCAATGTGGTTTTTGCTGGTTTCATTGAACGTACCTACCAGACCCAAATCAGTTTTGCTACCTGGATTGCCTTTGCGTTTCCTTTTGCGTTGGTGCTCCTGCTTGTCACCTATGGCCTACTCACTCGCCTTATTTTTCGCAATGGCCTTGGTTCTTTTGCCGGAGCACAGCAGCTGATTCGCACCCAGCTCAAGGCACTCGGTGCTATCACTTTGGCAGAAAAAAGAACCCTGATTGTTTTTACCTGCACCGCACTGGCCTGGATTTTTCGCACCCAAATCAATACGCTCTTAGGCTTATCGAAAGGGGATAGTCTACTCGAACTTACCGACCCTATGATCGCCATCTTTGCCTCGGTAGCGCTCTTTCTTTTTCCCGTCAATTGGAAAAAAGAGCAATTCCTTCTGGATTGGTCCGACACCCAGCGCCTTCCCTGGGGAATCCTTCTGCTTTTCGGAGGTGGTCTCAGCTTGGCCGATGCCCTCAAAGCTGTTGGCCTTATCGACCTTATCGGAGCCCAGTTTTCTGATGCCAATGTTACCGGATTTTGGATTATCCTGGGCCTCACTGCCGTCAGCCTTTTCCTAACCGAAATCATGTCCAACGTAGCGCTCGTAACTGTTTTCCTCCCCGTCGTAGGTGCCGTAGCACTGGGGATGAATATCTCTCCACTACTCCTCTGTATCCCCGTCACCATCGCCGCCAGTTGTGCTTTTATGCTCCCCATGAGCACCCCACCCAATGCTATTGTTTTCGCTAGCGGTCATCTCCGTATTGCTGATATGGCCAAAGCTGGTCTCTGGCTCAACCTAATCGCTATCGCCCTAATTACCGCGCTCAGCCAATGGATCTTGCCGTGGCTATTTGCCGGAGGATAATTCAACAAAAATGGTGTAAAATATTTATTTATCACAAAAATGTTTTATTATTGTGAATTAAGGATTAAATAGTATTAGCAGGATGAATTTAGACCACGCGCGACAGGCCCTGAAGCAGTACTTCGGCTATGATGAATTTCGACCCATGCAGGCGGAAATCATCCAATCTATCTACGAAAAGAAGGATAATCTTGTCCTCATGCCTACGGGTGGTGGTAAATCCATGTGTTTTCAGATTCCTGCTATCACTATGCCTGGTACCGCCTTGGTCGTTTCTCCACTTATTTCGCTAATGCAAGATCAAGTCGAAGGCCTGCGTGCCAATGGTGTCAAAGCAGCCTTTTTAAACAGCTCCCTTGATGGTACTGAGCAACGCCTGGTTGAAAACGATTTTTTTGAAGGCAAACTGGATCTTCTATACGTATCTCCTGAGAAAGTTTGCTCTGCTGACTTCCTCCCTCTACTCCAGCGCGCTCCTATTTCGTTGTTCGCCATCGACGAGGCCCACTGTGTTTCTTCCTGGGGACACGATTTTCGTCCTGAATATACCCGGCTTCGGTTTCTAAAACAGCAATTTCCTAAGATCCCAATGGTTGCGCTTACCGCTACTGCCGACCGGATTACCCGTGACGATATTGTTCAGCAACTTCAACTGATAGAAGCGAATATATCCTTGGCCTCATTTGATCGCCCCAACCTGAGCCTGGAAGTTCGGCCTGGGCAACGTCGCAAGGAACAGATCATCCAATTCATCAAACAGCGCCCTGAAGAAAGTGGTATCGTTTACTGTTTGAGTAGAAAAAGCACTGAAAAAATAGCGGAGGACTTACAGAGAGCAGGTTTCAATGCCAAAGCCTACCATGCTGGACTAGAGTCCACAGAACGCTCCAAGGTACAAGATGAGTTTCTCAAAGACGAAGTACCCATTATTTGTGCAACCATTGCTTTCGGCATGGGCATCGATAAGAGCAACGTCCGCTGGGTGATCCATTTTAACCTCCCCAAAAACCTGGAAAACTATTACCAAGAGATTGGTCGGGCAGGCCGTGATGGTGCCCCCGCTGCAACCATGCTTTTCTACAGCTATCAGGATGTCATGATGCTAACGGAGATCCTCCAAAAAAACGAGAGCGAGAACCTTGAAGTACAACTCGCTAAACTCGACCGTATGAAACAGTACGCCGAAAGCATGGCTTGTCGGCGGCGCATCTTGCTCAACTATTTCAACGAAGATCATAAAGAAAATTGTGGCAACTGCGATATTTGCAGCAATCCTCCCCAAGCATTTGATGGTACCCAAATAGCTCAAAAAGCACTTTCAGCGGTATACCGCCTTCGCGAACAGGTAGGGCTGGGCTTACTCGTTGATGTCCTGCGCGGTTCTCGTCGTAAAGATATTCGCGACCGAGGCTATGACCAGATAAAAACTTTTGGAGCAGGCCGTGACATTCCAACTTTTACCTGGCAAAACTACCTTTCTCAACTCATTAACCTCGGTTACCTTGATATTGCTTATGACCAGTACGGTGTTCTCCGGCTGACTCCTGCTAGCCAGAGAGTACTTTTTGAAAAAGAAACCGTCCAACTCGTTCGTCCAGCTACCTTGAAAGAACGTAAAGCGCAAGAAAAAGAACAAGTCAAAAAGAAAACCACAGCTGAAAGGGTACGCGATGAACTCTTTGAATTACTACGCCAGCTTCGTCGTAAACTGGCCCAGGAAAAAGGCGTTCCTCCCTACATCATTTTTTCCGATGCCACCCTTGAAGAAATGGCTGCTACTAAGCCAGTCAATGACGAAGAGTTGAAAGCCGTTTCTGGTGTCGGTGATCGTAAACTCCAGTTGTATGGAGACGCCTTTATGGAAGTTATTCTAGAATACCAAGCCCAATAAACAGAGAGAGGCGCTTCCTTTGCAGGAAGCGCCTCTCTTGCGTTATGTATTGTCATAGAACCCTTGCTTTCGCAAGGGTTCTAATCAAATTTCATTACTTAACAGCAACCATTGTCTTTGTAGCCGTAAATTCTCCAGCAGTAATGGTGTAGCTCAGTACACCAGTAGCACCTTGAATTTGGCTCTTAGCAACATTGATGGTGTTGTATCCAGCAGCGTAATCACCACGAAGTATTGTCAAAACACGACCGCTAGCATCGTTGATAGTCAACGTTACTTCCGCATCCTGTGGTAAGTTGAAACCGATCAAAGTTTCTACCGCGAATGGGTTAGGCGTGTTTTGGAACATTTCGAAACCTGCAGCAACAACCTCTCCGTTAGAGAAGCTCACTCCTACGTTCATGGTGTTACCATTTCCGTATGCTTCAGCAGCAGTGTAACGGCTAGATACGTTGATTACGTCACTCAACTCAGCATCCACTGTTGGGCGGATCACCAGGCTGAATAATACGTCCTCAGAAGTAGCTTTACCGTTCCAAGAAGTAGTGATCTGACCTTCAGCAGCGTAACGCATACCGAAGTTCTCAGCTGTAGCTACACCGTACTCGATGTCTACCAACGCTGCTCCGTTCAGGTTCAGCGTACCTTGGAAGCCTTCTACCGATGCCATGTCA is a window from the Lewinella sp. LCG006 genome containing:
- a CDS encoding NAD(P)-dependent oxidoreductase; this translates as MKIGIIREGKVPPDTRVPLDPKQCAYLRSEYGLNVVVQPSPIRIFKDEEYAAAGVPLEEYLGDCDLLLGVKEVPKHQLIPGKTYSFFSHTHKQQVYNRPLLKAILDRHIHLIDYEVMTDNMGRRIIAFGYFAGVVGAHNGFWTYAQRTGSFKLPRMKDLYDYAAAKKIYAELELPPMKIVLTGTGRVSTGAAQVLEDMGIHQVSPRDFLRETYDEPIYTQLVGRDYLKHKDGAPFDKLHFYQHPEQYVSAFQPYAQQADMMINGIYWDNRAPAFFTKEEMASPDFKIQVIADVTCDIAPVASIPATLRASTIADPVFGYDPQKGEETAPYQEGVIDMMTIDNLPSELPRDASTAFGKMYIDQVIPHILAPNSAMIERATIARHGRLGPQFGYLMEFVEG
- a CDS encoding DASS family sodium-coupled anion symporter, translated to MKKIGLFLGIIIFVGMLLSGTAFGLPVPAWRVLAIAALMLIWWISEAVPIPVTALLPMVLLPALQIYTMDEAAAPYASPIVFLFMGGFMLALAMEKWELHRRIALNIVRITGTNANGIILGFMLATAFLSMWISNTATTVMMLPIGVSVIDLLRDGRDNDLASSAGNRAFAVSLMIGIAYAANIGGTATIVGTPPNVVFAGFIERTYQTQISFATWIAFAFPFALVLLLVTYGLLTRLIFRNGLGSFAGAQQLIRTQLKALGAITLAEKRTLIVFTCTALAWIFRTQINTLLGLSKGDSLLELTDPMIAIFASVALFLFPVNWKKEQFLLDWSDTQRLPWGILLLFGGGLSLADALKAVGLIDLIGAQFSDANVTGFWIILGLTAVSLFLTEIMSNVALVTVFLPVVGAVALGMNISPLLLCIPVTIAASCAFMLPMSTPPNAIVFASGHLRIADMAKAGLWLNLIAIALITALSQWILPWLFAGG
- the recQ gene encoding DNA helicase RecQ; the encoded protein is MNLDHARQALKQYFGYDEFRPMQAEIIQSIYEKKDNLVLMPTGGGKSMCFQIPAITMPGTALVVSPLISLMQDQVEGLRANGVKAAFLNSSLDGTEQRLVENDFFEGKLDLLYVSPEKVCSADFLPLLQRAPISLFAIDEAHCVSSWGHDFRPEYTRLRFLKQQFPKIPMVALTATADRITRDDIVQQLQLIEANISLASFDRPNLSLEVRPGQRRKEQIIQFIKQRPEESGIVYCLSRKSTEKIAEDLQRAGFNAKAYHAGLESTERSKVQDEFLKDEVPIICATIAFGMGIDKSNVRWVIHFNLPKNLENYYQEIGRAGRDGAPAATMLFYSYQDVMMLTEILQKNESENLEVQLAKLDRMKQYAESMACRRRILLNYFNEDHKENCGNCDICSNPPQAFDGTQIAQKALSAVYRLREQVGLGLLVDVLRGSRRKDIRDRGYDQIKTFGAGRDIPTFTWQNYLSQLINLGYLDIAYDQYGVLRLTPASQRVLFEKETVQLVRPATLKERKAQEKEQVKKKTTAERVRDELFELLRQLRRKLAQEKGVPPYIIFSDATLEEMAATKPVNDEELKAVSGVGDRKLQLYGDAFMEVILEYQAQ